One region of Halohasta litchfieldiae genomic DNA includes:
- a CDS encoding mandelate racemase/muconate lactonizing enzyme family protein has product MEITNVETAVLGSAVEAASLPAQVGARELDISSVVVRVHTDEGITGFGESFYRSEENNKFLAESIDAMSRHIVGKDPQDVKAIWHELYLHVKRAGAYGALSAIDEALWDIKGKDAGKPLYQLLGGQTNEVKAYATFPADKTAEELIDYADWLSEKGFQAMKIGAGFGVEEDRHRIKTIMNNIPDDFGLAIDANTSYSYNDAAKVAKTASEYEVEWFEEPISHTDLDGQAELNRKFTVPISGYQTHTPHYPALDHLKARSLDIYQPSVDYVGGITGAMRVAGLVEAFDKELVPHALGPAINYAASLHVAAASRQCRLIEFAVLDDDLEDPGTYIAGQYIENQDAIHVDDGGTIDPPEEPGLGVRIDEDVFEEYRVD; this is encoded by the coding sequence ATGGAAATCACGAACGTAGAAACAGCAGTATTAGGCAGCGCTGTCGAGGCCGCCTCGTTGCCGGCCCAAGTCGGTGCTCGGGAGCTGGATATCAGCTCAGTCGTTGTCCGTGTTCACACGGATGAAGGAATCACCGGATTCGGGGAATCGTTCTACCGCTCGGAGGAGAACAACAAGTTCCTCGCCGAGAGTATCGATGCGATGTCCCGCCACATTGTCGGCAAAGATCCACAGGACGTCAAAGCGATCTGGCACGAACTGTATCTCCACGTCAAGCGGGCCGGAGCCTACGGCGCACTGTCGGCAATCGACGAGGCGCTCTGGGATATCAAGGGCAAAGACGCGGGCAAGCCGCTCTACCAGCTGCTTGGTGGCCAGACAAACGAAGTGAAGGCCTACGCGACGTTCCCGGCGGACAAAACCGCCGAAGAGCTGATCGACTACGCCGACTGGCTCTCGGAGAAAGGGTTCCAAGCAATGAAGATCGGCGCAGGGTTCGGTGTCGAGGAGGATCGTCACCGCATCAAGACGATCATGAACAACATCCCCGACGACTTCGGGCTGGCAATCGACGCCAACACTTCCTACAGCTACAACGACGCGGCGAAAGTCGCCAAAACCGCCAGCGAGTACGAGGTCGAGTGGTTCGAGGAGCCGATCTCTCACACCGATCTCGACGGCCAAGCCGAACTTAACCGGAAGTTCACCGTCCCGATCTCGGGCTACCAGACCCACACGCCACACTACCCGGCACTCGATCACCTCAAGGCCCGGTCGTTGGACATCTACCAGCCATCGGTCGACTACGTCGGCGGGATCACCGGCGCAATGCGTGTCGCAGGGCTCGTCGAAGCCTTCGACAAGGAACTCGTCCCCCACGCACTCGGTCCGGCGATCAACTACGCGGCCAGTCTCCACGTCGCCGCCGCGAGCAGACAGTGTCGACTGATCGAGTTCGCCGTGCTGGACGACGATCTCGAGGATCCCGGCACCTACATCGCGGGGCAGTACATCGAAAACCAGGATGCGATCCACGTCGACGACGGTGGCACAATCGATCCACCCGAAGAACCGGGCCTCGGCGTCCGCATCGACGAGGACGTGTTCGAAGAGTACCGCGTCGACTAA
- a CDS encoding zinc-dependent alcohol dehydrogenase — MRAVVCHDFGEASVEEVDRPTPAANEVLLEIQRVQLSVTECALYQGESIAHAEVIAERLADGPARLFGHEFCGTVVDCGSEVDQLAVGDRVYAPGKIPCNECGYCESGFKRYCPSKTYIGYDIPGALAEYAALPAEALRPVPDSLTDSEVAALQPLASSVLCVRDSGILSGDIVAVIGTGVMGYQCAQLALAEGAQQVLVVDIDAEKLELAADRGLHPINGTECDPVDEIMARTDGVGADVVFEAVGGDQSHATDGSDPIAQAMGAVKAGGTVVQVGYIIGDVTFSARAVRKKSVTWQNPVTGIAPTGPGRDTGNFAAELVASGRVSISEYTTHERSGLDSFEEIVDITTNKAKYGAKGPAQLSI; from the coding sequence ATGCGAGCGGTCGTTTGTCACGATTTCGGCGAGGCCAGCGTCGAGGAGGTCGACCGACCCACTCCTGCCGCAAATGAAGTCCTCCTCGAAATCCAGCGCGTCCAACTCAGCGTGACCGAGTGCGCCCTCTATCAGGGCGAGTCGATTGCCCACGCCGAGGTGATCGCCGAGCGACTGGCAGATGGCCCGGCCCGACTGTTCGGCCACGAGTTCTGTGGCACAGTTGTCGACTGCGGCTCGGAGGTCGACCAGCTAGCTGTCGGGGACCGAGTGTACGCGCCGGGCAAGATCCCCTGCAACGAGTGTGGCTACTGCGAGTCGGGGTTCAAACGCTACTGTCCCTCGAAAACCTACATCGGCTACGATATCCCCGGCGCGCTCGCGGAGTACGCCGCACTGCCAGCCGAGGCGTTGCGGCCCGTGCCTGATTCACTCACCGATTCGGAGGTCGCGGCGCTCCAGCCGTTGGCGAGTTCGGTGCTCTGTGTGCGGGACAGCGGGATTCTGTCCGGCGACATCGTCGCAGTGATCGGCACCGGCGTGATGGGATACCAGTGTGCGCAACTCGCGCTCGCGGAGGGAGCCCAGCAGGTGTTGGTCGTCGACATCGACGCCGAGAAACTCGAACTCGCAGCCGACCGAGGACTTCACCCGATCAACGGAACCGAGTGTGACCCGGTCGACGAAATCATGGCCCGCACCGATGGAGTCGGTGCGGATGTCGTTTTTGAGGCTGTCGGCGGCGATCAGTCCCACGCAACCGATGGAAGCGATCCAATCGCACAGGCGATGGGCGCGGTCAAAGCCGGCGGAACAGTCGTTCAGGTCGGCTACATCATCGGCGACGTGACGTTCTCCGCGCGAGCGGTTCGCAAGAAGAGCGTCACATGGCAGAATCCGGTGACTGGAATCGCGCCGACCGGCCCCGGACGCGATACGGGGAACTTCGCGGCCGAACTCGTTGCCAGCGGTCGCGTCTCCATCTCGGAGTACACGACCCATGAACGATCCGGGCTCGATTCGTTCGAAGAGATCGTCGACATCACCACAAATAAGGCAAAATACGGAGCGAAAGGACCTGCACAGCTGAGTATCTGA